In the Paenibacillus sp. FSL H7-0357 genome, one interval contains:
- a CDS encoding YjcZ family sporulation protein, producing the protein MGAHPGFTSTGAILVLFILLVIISRSLFV; encoded by the coding sequence ATGGGTGCACATCCAGGCTTTACATCGACCGGTGCGATTTTGGTGCTCTTTATTTTACTTGTCATCATTTCCCGTTCGTTGTTTGTCTAA
- a CDS encoding pseudouridine synthase: MGASGNNAKKQRIDKVLSHMGAGSRSDIRKQAKQGLITVNGIVVKDSGFHVDPYLDRVELNGEPILYREHIYLMMNKPPGVLSATEDKRDRTVLDLLKPAYAQFEPFPVGRLDKDTVGLLLLTNDGKLAHELLSPRKHVPKTYEAIVEGEVDATDVAAFAAGVELEDGYVTLPAQLRILGRERGSKITSQISLTITEGKFHQVKRMFIAVGKKVTFLKRVSMGDLKLDESLPLGACRELTAEELSLLGADGRET, from the coding sequence ATGGGGGCATCGGGAAATAATGCTAAGAAACAACGGATCGATAAAGTGCTGTCCCATATGGGCGCAGGTTCCCGCAGTGATATCCGCAAGCAGGCGAAGCAGGGGCTGATTACTGTTAATGGGATTGTGGTAAAGGACAGCGGGTTTCATGTTGACCCCTATCTTGACAGGGTAGAGCTCAATGGGGAGCCGATTCTGTACCGCGAGCATATCTATCTGATGATGAACAAGCCCCCAGGTGTCTTGTCTGCTACAGAAGACAAACGGGACCGGACTGTTCTTGATTTATTAAAGCCGGCGTATGCGCAGTTCGAGCCGTTTCCGGTCGGGAGACTGGACAAGGATACGGTTGGACTGCTGCTGCTTACCAATGACGGCAAGCTCGCCCATGAGCTGCTGTCCCCGCGAAAACATGTGCCGAAGACGTATGAGGCTATCGTGGAGGGCGAAGTAGACGCAACGGATGTGGCTGCATTTGCCGCAGGTGTGGAACTGGAAGATGGTTATGTTACTCTCCCGGCACAGCTGAGAATCCTTGGCAGAGAGCGCGGCAGCAAAATCACCTCACAAATCTCCCTAACCATTACCGAAGGGAAATTCCATCAGGTGAAGCGGATGTTTATTGCGGTTGGCAAAAAAGTGACGTTTCTGAAGCGGGTGTCTATGGGGGATTTGAAGCTGGACGAGAGCCTGCCATTGGGCGCTTGCCGGGAGTTGACGGCAGAAGAGCTGAGTCTGCTCGGTGCAGACGGCCGGGAAACATGA
- a CDS encoding Cof-type HAD-IIB family hydrolase, with protein MRYKLIALDVDGTLLNDDHHLSDENKEAIAEVTRLGGQIVLCTGRSPQNSIPFMEEMGLSGYVLGHNGAATVRVNDRKVLHQFGLDARGLDPYIDYCRQHDIHFDVNTAFDMYVDNVENLTQEANFMYEHFRIMPASLPAWDDFREPIVKFTVFTQSDILDEAQREWGTWTQQYNILRSGEFFVDFMHPEASKGNALKNLAVQLGIPQEEVLSIGNYYNDISMLTYAGLGVAMENSPLEVKAAANAVTGTNNDSGVRDALVKYCLS; from the coding sequence ATGAGATACAAACTGATTGCGCTGGATGTAGACGGAACACTGTTGAATGATGATCACCACTTAAGTGATGAGAACAAAGAGGCAATTGCTGAGGTTACGCGGCTGGGCGGCCAGATAGTATTATGCACAGGCCGCAGCCCGCAGAACTCGATTCCATTTATGGAAGAAATGGGCCTGTCGGGGTATGTGCTGGGACACAACGGAGCGGCGACTGTCCGAGTCAATGACCGCAAAGTGCTGCATCAATTTGGGCTGGATGCCCGTGGACTCGACCCTTACATTGATTATTGCCGGCAGCATGATATCCATTTCGATGTTAATACCGCTTTTGATATGTACGTCGATAATGTGGAGAATCTGACCCAAGAGGCTAATTTTATGTACGAGCACTTCCGGATTATGCCTGCTTCACTGCCGGCCTGGGATGATTTCCGTGAACCGATTGTAAAATTCACGGTTTTCACCCAGTCGGACATTCTGGATGAAGCACAGCGTGAATGGGGCACTTGGACGCAGCAGTACAACATTTTGCGCAGCGGCGAATTTTTTGTAGACTTCATGCATCCCGAGGCTTCCAAGGGGAATGCGCTGAAGAATCTGGCTGTGCAGCTTGGGATTCCTCAGGAGGAAGTCTTATCAATCGGGAATTATTATAATGATATTTCGATGCTTACCTACGCCGGACTGGGTGTTGCGATGGAGAATTCACCACTCGAGGTCAAAGCAGCGGCAAACGCGGTTACTGGAACCAACAACGACAGCGGGGTCCGCGACGCGCTGGTGAAGTACTGCCTATCGTAA